From the Leptolyngbya sp. O-77 genome, one window contains:
- a CDS encoding DUF790 family protein, with the protein MLPSDLLIHRPRGESLEPKRLALNDPNRAIATDLIDQFQQHVGKTQGELDGQLREMEGEETDFKVKRGLAHLLKSETFSTFEIVSPLEPTQLRERVFALAAQRVPSPPATEQTLQTLAAQLSAELEREVFPDHIRAGLYADLSENRILTRFEPPTPDALLHRYNLSQVQGVFYKASHLTLTAHRNDPGEYKLLFRYLKLFGLMAYIEGDADHGFTITIDGPASLFGNSTRYGTDIAKLLPALLHVTKWSLKAELQWRDTYTGEVRPRRFALDSDCGLVSHYPPGKPYDSMLESAFAERWDALKTDWRLEREVDLIPIPGSVMIPDFRLVHPDGRSVLLEIVGYWRPEYLRKKFSQVRQSDCENLILAVSERLNLEKAGVKPQDSPARIVWFKDKLQPKAVLAALEESSP; encoded by the coding sequence ATGCTGCCCTCTGACCTGCTGATCCACCGACCCCGCGGCGAAAGCCTAGAGCCGAAACGATTGGCGCTGAATGACCCGAATCGGGCGATCGCCACCGACCTGATTGACCAGTTCCAGCAGCATGTCGGCAAAACCCAGGGCGAACTCGACGGCCAACTCCGCGAAATGGAGGGCGAAGAAACGGATTTCAAGGTCAAGCGGGGACTGGCGCACCTGCTCAAAAGCGAGACCTTCAGCACCTTTGAAATCGTCAGTCCTCTGGAGCCGACACAACTGCGAGAGCGCGTCTTTGCTCTGGCTGCCCAGCGCGTCCCTTCGCCCCCAGCCACCGAGCAAACGCTCCAAACCCTGGCGGCCCAACTCAGCGCCGAGCTAGAGCGCGAAGTCTTCCCCGACCACATTCGCGCCGGACTCTACGCCGACCTGTCTGAAAACCGCATCCTCACCCGCTTTGAGCCGCCCACGCCTGATGCCCTCTTGCATCGCTACAACCTGTCTCAGGTGCAGGGCGTGTTTTATAAAGCCAGCCACCTCACCCTCACTGCCCATCGCAACGATCCCGGCGAATACAAGCTATTGTTTCGCTATCTCAAGCTCTTTGGGCTAATGGCCTACATCGAGGGCGACGCGGATCACGGCTTTACCATCACCATCGACGGGCCCGCCAGCCTGTTTGGCAACAGCACCCGCTACGGCACCGACATCGCCAAGCTGCTGCCTGCTCTGCTGCACGTCACCAAATGGAGCCTGAAAGCTGAACTGCAATGGCGCGACACTTACACGGGCGAAGTGCGACCGCGCCGCTTTGCACTGGATTCTGACTGCGGACTGGTGAGCCATTATCCACCGGGCAAACCCTACGACAGTATGCTGGAGTCTGCCTTTGCCGAACGCTGGGATGCCCTGAAAACCGACTGGCGGCTGGAGCGCGAGGTAGACCTGATCCCAATTCCCGGCAGCGTGATGATTCCGGACTTTCGGCTGGTGCATCCCGACGGGCGATCGGTGCTGCTGGAAATTGTCGGCTACTGGCGACCGGAATATCTCCGCAAGAAGTTTTCACAGGTGCGACAGTCAGACTGCGAGAATCTGATTCTGGCAGTTTCCGAACGGCTGAATCTGGAAAAGGCGGGTGTAAAGCCGCAGGACTCACCCGCCCGCATTGTCTGGTTCAAAGATAAGCTCCAGCCCAAAGCGGTTCTGGCGGCCCTTGAAGAGAGCAGCCCTTAG
- a CDS encoding histidine phosphatase family protein: MAQDADFSQDRLKLLFIRHAESVGNVERRMQGHADYELTARGRQQARQLAERLWARGQPPSKVYSSPLKRAAQTAEILLAQRTSEPVPHPISIPTIEPTIEYAEELLEFQNGIFKGLTWDEARERYPELCADLEASPDWIPAPGAETLQDGRDRAERFIQRVLAMHCNGETLWIVTHGWILQHLIAAMLGSDRTWHCSPKNTAVFEFWLERSRWTLPSNNPNRWNSDLWHIRRFNDTSHL; the protein is encoded by the coding sequence ATGGCTCAGGATGCTGATTTCAGCCAGGATCGACTCAAGCTGCTCTTCATTCGCCATGCCGAGTCGGTGGGCAATGTGGAGCGGCGGATGCAGGGCCATGCCGACTATGAGCTAACGGCACGCGGCCGGCAGCAGGCGCGGCAACTGGCAGAACGCCTGTGGGCAAGGGGACAGCCGCCCTCGAAGGTCTACAGCAGTCCCCTCAAGCGGGCAGCGCAAACGGCAGAAATCTTGCTGGCTCAGAGAACGAGCGAACCAGTTCCGCATCCAATTTCTATTCCTACGATTGAACCGACGATTGAATACGCTGAGGAACTGCTGGAATTTCAAAACGGCATTTTCAAAGGGCTGACCTGGGACGAAGCGCGGGAGCGATATCCCGAACTCTGTGCTGATCTGGAAGCCTCACCCGACTGGATTCCCGCACCAGGAGCCGAAACCCTGCAAGACGGGCGCGATCGCGCTGAGCGGTTTATCCAGCGGGTTTTGGCCATGCATTGCAACGGCGAAACGCTGTGGATCGTCACCCATGGCTGGATCTTGCAGCATCTCATTGCGGCCATGCTGGGGAGCGATCGCACTTGGCATTGCTCTCCGAAAAATACGGCTGTGTTTGAGTTTTGGCTGGAGCGATCGCGCTGGACACTCCCCTCCAACAATCCCAACCGATGGAACAGCGACCTCTGGCATATCCGTCGATTTAACGACACCAGTCATTTGTGA
- a CDS encoding tetratricopeptide repeat protein gives MQKPQAQWDSQRVISRLIALGVLLTLFWSAPFWSVLSGSGGASAIAAEVGSQPDRASLSAGVAAFRQGDYPAAIAAFSEALRANPNSTAAYGDRCLARIYQREYAEAIADCTQALRIDPRNTEAYLNRGLAQYRRGAYAEAIADFTQLLSLTPHDPRARYNRGLAKAAQAAYREAIVDYGEALRQAPPQDRKMLAQIYTDRGLAELLVADSRGAIADLTQAIQLDSSSARAYLNRACAYHRDGNLAAALNDFDQAIAIDPTYAEAYFGRAMVRQQRGEGGSAIADLRESVRYFGEHPELAPDAYRQAVQLLKQWRSHTSIG, from the coding sequence ATGCAGAAGCCACAAGCGCAATGGGATTCGCAGCGGGTCATTTCGCGGCTGATTGCATTGGGTGTTCTGCTGACCCTTTTCTGGAGCGCCCCCTTCTGGAGCGTTCTTTCTGGGAGCGGAGGTGCCAGCGCGATCGCCGCTGAAGTTGGGTCGCAGCCTGATCGAGCAAGTCTGAGCGCGGGGGTAGCGGCATTTCGGCAGGGCGACTATCCCGCCGCCATCGCCGCCTTTAGTGAAGCCCTCCGCGCAAACCCAAACTCGACGGCGGCCTATGGCGATCGCTGTCTGGCGCGAATTTATCAGCGCGAGTATGCTGAGGCGATCGCCGACTGCACGCAGGCGCTGCGGATTGATCCACGCAACACCGAAGCCTATCTGAATCGCGGGCTGGCGCAGTATCGTCGGGGTGCCTATGCTGAGGCGATCGCCGACTTTACACAACTGCTCAGCCTTACGCCCCACGACCCCCGCGCCCGATATAATCGCGGACTGGCAAAGGCAGCGCAGGCGGCATACCGAGAGGCGATTGTAGACTATGGCGAAGCACTGCGACAGGCTCCGCCGCAGGATCGCAAAATGCTAGCCCAGATTTATACCGATCGCGGACTGGCGGAACTGCTGGTGGCCGACTCGCGAGGGGCGATCGCAGATTTGACGCAGGCAATCCAGCTCGACAGCAGCAGCGCTCGTGCTTACCTAAACCGCGCCTGTGCCTATCACCGCGATGGCAACCTGGCTGCGGCTCTGAACGATTTTGACCAGGCCATTGCCATTGATCCAACCTACGCCGAAGCGTATTTTGGGCGGGCGATGGTGCGACAGCAGCGCGGAGAAGGCGGCAGCGCGATCGCCGATTTGCGAGAGTCGGTGCGCTATTTTGGCGAACACCCGGAGCTTGCGCCAGACGCTTATCGACAGGCGGTGCAGTTGCTCAAGCAGTGGCGATCGCACACCTCGATCGGCTAG
- the cysC gene encoding adenylyl-sulfate kinase, with protein MQQRGVTVWFTGLSGAGKTTIRMAVEKELRDRGLAVEVLDGDIVRQHLTKGLGFSKEDRDENIRRIGFVAHLLSRNGVIVLVSAISPYRNVRDEMRDRIGDFVEVYVNAPLSVCEERDVKGLYKKARAGEIKQFTGIDDPYEAPLNPEVECRTDQETLEESAAKVLNFLKQQGYLSGQPAASLKKS; from the coding sequence ATGCAGCAGCGAGGGGTCACAGTTTGGTTTACCGGGCTGAGCGGCGCGGGCAAGACGACGATCCGTATGGCGGTGGAAAAGGAATTGCGCGATCGCGGCTTGGCGGTGGAAGTGCTAGACGGCGACATCGTGCGCCAGCATCTCACCAAAGGATTGGGCTTTAGCAAGGAAGACCGAGACGAAAACATCCGCCGCATTGGCTTTGTGGCGCATCTGCTCAGCCGCAATGGCGTAATTGTGCTGGTGTCGGCGATTTCGCCCTATCGGAACGTGCGCGACGAAATGCGCGATCGCATCGGAGATTTTGTGGAAGTATACGTCAATGCACCGCTCAGCGTGTGCGAAGAGCGCGACGTGAAGGGCCTCTACAAAAAAGCGCGGGCGGGCGAAATCAAGCAGTTCACGGGCATCGACGACCCCTACGAAGCGCCGCTAAATCCTGAAGTAGAATGCCGCACTGACCAGGAAACCCTAGAAGAGAGCGCCGCCAAGGTGCTGAATTTCCTGAAGCAGCAGGGCTACCTGTCTGGACAACCCGCCGCCTCGCTCAAAAAATCGTAA
- a CDS encoding CHAT domain-containing protein: MTKLVLLRLDGDLASGVQVGLEVGEDGKQPELESSGRLPPQPRLLEYFNYWRYCYRQLPVPTRLRPKQVSYTNSVWSCIQACRTAANYLQRAMSNWLAAREFRPIKEDLLCELKRNDTVRVLVHTRDPLLAQLPWHLWDFFERYPNTELAFSSPVAQRTRPVWAVPPSGRVRILAILGNSAGIDVATDRALLEQLPLAEVKFLVEPSRQDISGRLFEQTWDILFFAGHSESVEGAGAEGSDRGRIFINQTDSLAIADFRASLDKAVQRGLKLAILNSCNGLGLAQDLRQLHIPQLIVMREPVPDRIAQEFLKYFLSAFSRGTPLYLSVREARQRLAELERDFPCASWLPVIFQNRAEMPPSWADLLGEKGMALQAASLGQQFGNPAKSTLTSLASRHNLAQEGRHGDQEHPFREPVQASPEGRSPLAVAPPETYLLPLAEAFSHPRQISPEETLWDASIPDSTPGNSEWRTPSSTHLDALPPSTTAMPNLSQPAAQPDQPTPPAVPFPAPAPQPAAVPTPAVPTATAPTVPPMPPMPPAPTAPTAPTAPTAPTMPTAPERTSPEYSAPTTDPSSAEAKPAPGIEATPAPLTWLPEEVLPITDVLGVGPVSDQGVVKEAIYPGYTGWVMHEGTRWKACLDLPWQQLHLPVNTPVRVLGRLDGTNILVVEPIRMAEQAERRTKV, translated from the coding sequence ATGACGAAACTCGTTCTGCTGAGACTAGACGGCGATCTGGCATCGGGCGTGCAGGTGGGCCTGGAGGTAGGCGAAGACGGCAAGCAGCCAGAGCTAGAATCGTCGGGTCGGCTGCCCCCCCAGCCTCGCTTGCTGGAGTATTTTAACTACTGGCGATATTGCTATCGCCAGTTGCCCGTGCCAACCCGCCTGCGCCCCAAACAGGTGTCTTATACCAATTCGGTCTGGTCGTGCATCCAAGCCTGCCGGACGGCGGCCAACTATCTCCAGCGGGCAATGTCGAACTGGCTGGCGGCAAGGGAATTTCGCCCCATCAAAGAGGATTTGCTCTGCGAACTCAAGCGCAACGACACCGTGCGCGTGCTAGTCCATACCCGCGACCCGCTGCTGGCGCAGTTGCCCTGGCACTTGTGGGACTTTTTTGAGCGCTATCCCAATACGGAACTGGCCTTTAGTTCGCCAGTTGCCCAGCGCACTCGCCCAGTCTGGGCTGTGCCGCCCAGCGGTCGGGTGCGGATTTTGGCAATCTTGGGCAATAGCGCAGGGATCGATGTGGCTACCGATCGCGCCTTGCTAGAGCAATTGCCCCTAGCGGAGGTGAAGTTTCTGGTGGAACCGTCGCGCCAGGATATTAGCGGTCGCCTGTTTGAGCAAACCTGGGACATTCTCTTTTTTGCTGGGCATAGCGAAAGCGTTGAGGGTGCGGGCGCGGAGGGGAGCGATCGCGGGCGAATTTTTATTAATCAAACCGACAGTTTGGCGATCGCCGACTTTCGGGCCAGCCTCGACAAAGCCGTGCAGCGCGGCCTGAAGCTGGCAATTTTGAACTCTTGCAACGGGCTGGGCTTGGCGCAAGATCTGCGACAGCTTCACATCCCCCAGCTCATCGTCATGCGCGAACCCGTTCCAGATCGCATCGCCCAAGAATTTCTGAAATACTTCCTCAGCGCCTTTTCTCGCGGCACTCCGCTGTATCTGTCAGTGCGAGAGGCCCGCCAGCGTCTAGCAGAACTGGAGCGCGATTTTCCCTGCGCCAGTTGGCTGCCTGTGATTTTTCAAAATCGAGCCGAGATGCCGCCAAGTTGGGCAGATCTGCTAGGCGAGAAAGGGATGGCGCTGCAAGCCGCCTCGTTAGGGCAGCAGTTTGGGAACCCTGCCAAATCCACGCTGACCAGCCTGGCCTCCCGGCATAATCTGGCGCAAGAGGGGCGACATGGAGATCAGGAGCATCCATTCCGAGAACCTGTACAAGCGTCTCCTGAGGGGCGATCGCCCCTCGCCGTGGCCCCACCCGAAACCTATCTTCTCCCCCTTGCCGAGGCTTTCTCCCATCCTCGACAGATTTCCCCAGAGGAAACTTTATGGGATGCTTCTATTCCGGATTCCACTCCTGGGAATTCTGAATGGAGAACTCCGAGTTCTACCCATTTGGATGCTCTACCGCCATCAACCACCGCCATGCCAAACCTGAGCCAACCCGCAGCCCAGCCCGACCAACCCACGCCGCCTGCTGTTCCATTCCCTGCCCCCGCGCCCCAGCCAGCAGCGGTTCCCACGCCTGCGGTGCCGACTGCGACCGCGCCGACTGTACCACCTATGCCACCTATGCCACCTGCGCCGACCGCGCCGACCGCGCCGACCGCGCCGACCGCGCCAACCATGCCGACCGCGCCAGAGCGCACCAGCCCCGAATATAGCGCCCCCACCACTGACCCCAGTTCCGCCGAAGCCAAGCCTGCTCCTGGTATTGAGGCAACGCCTGCCCCGCTCACCTGGCTGCCAGAAGAGGTTTTGCCCATCACCGACGTACTGGGCGTGGGCCCCGTCAGCGACCAGGGCGTTGTGAAAGAAGCCATTTATCCCGGCTATACGGGCTGGGTCATGCACGAGGGAACTCGCTGGAAAGCGTGCCTGGATTTGCCCTGGCAGCAGCTTCATCTCCCGGTCAATACGCCCGTGCGCGTGCTGGGGCGGCTCGACGGCACGAATATTTTGGTGGTTGAGCCGATCCGAATGGCGGAACAAGCGGAGCGACGAACGAAGGTTTGA
- a CDS encoding DM13 domain-containing protein translates to MQLPPKSLRLFGLSVLTSALALAASTGAIANPPAQTSAPAQIEIAQQQVSVLVAGVFKAAEAPTTGNARIVVEGGQRYLEFDSTFSTTDQAPDLHVVLDTDANPPQSYSNLGRFVNLGSLHSTTGSQRYPIPDSVNVSSFKSAVIWCRMANATIGYATLGQ, encoded by the coding sequence ATGCAACTCCCGCCCAAATCTCTGCGTCTTTTTGGGTTGTCTGTTTTGACCTCAGCGCTAGCTCTTGCAGCCTCTACCGGGGCGATCGCCAATCCTCCAGCCCAGACCAGCGCTCCCGCTCAGATTGAAATTGCCCAACAACAAGTGTCTGTTCTGGTCGCCGGTGTATTCAAGGCGGCCGAAGCGCCGACCACAGGCAATGCCCGGATCGTCGTCGAAGGGGGGCAGCGCTATCTGGAGTTTGACTCGACCTTTAGCACCACCGATCAAGCGCCAGACCTGCATGTGGTGCTGGATACGGATGCCAATCCGCCGCAGAGTTATAGTAATTTGGGTCGATTCGTGAACCTGGGGAGCCTTCATTCGACCACCGGATCGCAGCGCTATCCTATTCCTGACTCAGTGAATGTGTCTTCCTTCAAGTCCGCTGTGATTTGGTGTCGTATGGCAAACGCCACCATCGGCTACGCCACGCTGGGGCAATAG
- the hisA gene encoding 1-(5-phosphoribosyl)-5-[(5-phosphoribosylamino)methylideneamino]imidazole-4-carboxamide isomerase, with the protein MDVIPAIDLLDGRCVRLYQGDYAQSEVFHDDPVVVAQEWVAQGATRLHLVDLDGAKAGYVVNGDVIEAIAHSVPVPVEVGGGLRDRQSVAEVLRLGVRWAILGTVAVENPDLVAQLCQEFPGQIIVGIDARNGKVATRGWLETSEVDAIPLAQQMADLGAAAIIYTDIHRDGTLQGPNREALRELANAIAIPVIASGGISSTSDLMGLMALEPMGVTGAIVGRALYTGALSLREAVRAVGQGRWQDVPPDLGFSTFA; encoded by the coding sequence ATGGATGTAATTCCCGCCATTGACCTCCTCGACGGCCGCTGTGTGCGGCTCTATCAAGGCGACTATGCCCAGTCGGAGGTGTTTCACGACGATCCGGTGGTGGTGGCGCAGGAGTGGGTGGCGCAGGGCGCAACGCGGCTGCACCTGGTAGATCTGGATGGAGCCAAGGCGGGGTATGTGGTCAATGGGGACGTGATCGAGGCGATCGCCCATTCTGTGCCAGTTCCGGTCGAAGTGGGTGGCGGCTTGCGCGATCGCCAGAGCGTGGCGGAGGTGCTGAGGCTGGGCGTGCGCTGGGCGATTTTGGGCACGGTGGCGGTGGAAAATCCCGATTTAGTCGCGCAACTGTGCCAAGAGTTCCCGGGGCAAATCATCGTCGGCATTGATGCCCGAAACGGCAAGGTGGCCACTCGTGGCTGGCTGGAAACTTCAGAAGTAGATGCAATTCCCCTGGCGCAGCAGATGGCTGACCTGGGCGCAGCCGCAATTATCTATACTGATATCCACCGCGACGGCACGCTGCAAGGGCCTAACCGCGAGGCGCTACGAGAACTGGCCAATGCCATTGCGATTCCTGTGATTGCCTCTGGCGGCATTAGCTCGACCAGCGACCTGATGGGTCTGATGGCGCTGGAGCCGATGGGGGTGACGGGGGCGATCGTAGGCCGGGCACTCTACACAGGCGCATTGTCGCTCCGGGAGGCGGTCCGTGCCGTCGGTCAGGGCCGCTGGCAGGATGTGCCCCCTGACCTTGGCTTCTCGACCTTCGCCTGA
- the petJ gene encoding cytochrome c6 PetJ, with the protein MKRILQALSIVLSLVIGLGAIALPAHADADLATGAKVFGANCAACHAGGINLVNAEKTLKKEALEKFGMNSIAAITTQVTNGKAGMPAFKGRLTDDQIAAVAAYVLDQAEKGW; encoded by the coding sequence ATGAAACGGATTTTGCAGGCGCTTTCGATTGTGCTGTCGCTGGTAATTGGGCTAGGGGCGATCGCCCTGCCTGCTCATGCCGATGCTGACCTGGCAACGGGCGCAAAGGTGTTTGGTGCCAACTGTGCCGCCTGCCACGCGGGGGGCATCAATTTGGTCAATGCTGAGAAAACGCTGAAAAAGGAAGCGCTGGAAAAGTTTGGCATGAATTCTATCGCTGCCATTACGACCCAAGTGACCAACGGCAAAGCGGGGATGCCAGCCTTTAAGGGACGGCTGACCGATGACCAGATCGCTGCTGTAGCCGCTTACGTGCTCGATCAAGCTGAAAAGGGCTGGTAG
- a CDS encoding helix-turn-helix domain-containing protein produces MHTPEPRSRIAELRKAAGLTQLQLSQRVGVTETTIANWERGRGGLDWIVKLIRLCDALNCNLKDLIEDPATTAAPLLSLEEAQALMRPPAPTHPPAAEPEAIAPLPPTPAEPNALSLSDAQRLMGSPAPEPAPEATQQQPRSIG; encoded by the coding sequence ATGCACACCCCAGAACCCCGCTCTCGCATTGCGGAACTTCGCAAAGCGGCTGGCCTCACTCAGCTTCAGCTTTCGCAGCGAGTCGGCGTGACAGAAACTACGATTGCCAACTGGGAACGTGGTCGCGGCGGCCTAGATTGGATTGTCAAGCTGATCCGGCTGTGCGATGCGCTGAACTGCAATTTGAAAGACCTGATTGAAGACCCGGCAACGACGGCTGCGCCGCTGCTGTCGCTGGAGGAGGCGCAAGCCCTGATGCGACCACCTGCGCCGACCCATCCGCCCGCAGCAGAACCCGAGGCGATCGCCCCCTTGCCCCCTACCCCAGCAGAACCCAATGCTCTATCCCTCAGCGACGCACAGCGACTCATGGGCAGTCCGGCTCCTGAGCCTGCTCCAGAGGCGACGCAACAACAGCCCCGCTCCATCGGCTAG
- a CDS encoding glycoside hydrolase family 13 protein encodes MSIHTPDWVKHAVFYQIFPDRFARSSQLHPVFSSAALEPWDAPPTFHGYKGGNLWGVVDQLDYLQDLGVTAIYFTPVFQSASNHRYHTHDYYQVDPLLGGNEALEKLLTSAHSRGIRILLDGVFNHSSRGFFFFNDILENGSRSPWVDWFRIHDWPLSAYDDEKPANYASWWGLRALPQFNHDNPAVREYLMQIGEYWIKRGVDGWRLDVPNEIKADGFWQEFRDRVKAVNPEAYIVGEIWEDARHWLDGTQFDGVMNYLFTAPTIAFAAGDRIDLPLVENRSYRPYPALDAAGYAAKIQELLDLYPWEIHLTQLNLLDSHDTARLISIAQGDRASVKLATLLLLTFPGAPSIYYGDEVGLPGGSDPDCRRGFPTPDQWDRDALAYHRELIALRHNHPALRTGDYRTLAGVGHCYVFSRTLGQDSLLVAVNAGLDPAEVTLTADTLPTNPVDRHLWGTGDFHSTEGQLTLRLPGRSGLVLG; translated from the coding sequence ATGTCCATCCACACACCTGACTGGGTAAAACACGCCGTTTTCTATCAAATCTTTCCTGATCGGTTTGCCCGCAGCAGCCAGCTTCATCCGGTATTTAGCTCGGCCGCGCTAGAGCCGTGGGACGCACCGCCCACCTTTCATGGCTATAAGGGCGGCAACCTCTGGGGCGTGGTCGATCAGCTTGACTATCTGCAAGATTTGGGCGTTACGGCTATCTACTTTACGCCCGTGTTCCAATCTGCCAGCAACCACCGCTACCACACCCACGACTACTATCAGGTCGATCCGCTGCTGGGGGGCAATGAGGCACTGGAGAAGCTGCTCACCTCTGCCCACAGCCGGGGCATTCGTATTTTGCTGGATGGCGTGTTTAATCATTCCAGCCGGGGATTTTTCTTTTTCAACGATATTTTGGAAAACGGGTCGCGATCGCCCTGGGTAGACTGGTTCCGCATCCACGACTGGCCGCTCTCGGCCTACGACGACGAAAAGCCCGCCAACTATGCCAGCTGGTGGGGGCTGCGGGCACTGCCCCAGTTCAACCACGACAACCCTGCCGTGCGGGAATACCTGATGCAAATTGGCGAATACTGGATTAAGCGGGGCGTAGACGGCTGGCGGCTGGATGTGCCCAATGAGATTAAAGCCGATGGGTTCTGGCAGGAATTTCGCGATCGCGTCAAAGCGGTCAACCCCGAAGCCTATATTGTCGGCGAGATTTGGGAAGATGCACGGCATTGGCTGGATGGGACGCAGTTTGACGGCGTGATGAATTATTTGTTCACTGCGCCGACGATTGCGTTTGCAGCGGGCGATCGCATCGATTTGCCCCTGGTGGAAAATCGCTCCTATCGTCCCTATCCGGCACTGGATGCCGCAGGCTACGCCGCCAAAATCCAAGAACTGCTTGACCTCTATCCCTGGGAGATTCACCTGACGCAGTTGAACCTGCTGGATAGCCACGACACGGCCCGGCTGATTTCGATTGCTCAGGGCGATCGCGCCAGCGTGAAGCTTGCGACCCTGCTGCTGCTTACCTTTCCCGGTGCGCCCAGCATTTACTATGGCGACGAGGTGGGGCTACCGGGCGGCAGCGACCCCGACTGTCGGCGCGGCTTCCCCACCCCCGACCAGTGGGATCGCGACGCACTGGCCTATCATCGCGAACTCATTGCCCTGCGTCACAATCACCCCGCCCTCCGCACGGGCGACTATCGCACCCTCGCCGGCGTGGGGCATTGCTACGTCTTCTCGCGCACCCTCGGTCAGGACTCGCTGCTCGTCGCTGTCAATGCTGGTCTCGACCCCGCTGAAGTCACCCTGACCGCCGACACCCTACCCACCAACCCCGTCGATCGCCATCTCTGGGGCACGGGCGATTTTCACAGTACAGAAGGACAATTGACCCTGCGCCTGCCGGGTCGGTCGGGGCTGGTGTTGGGGTGA
- a CDS encoding DUF1818 family protein codes for MPRTLKRGPGWQIGWDEDAPEFAGLVGGDDWALELTAAELEDFCRLAGQLAETMSQMGAELMEEERIACELESDRLWLEVEGFPQSYSLRMIVLTGRRAEVGWNAAAVPGLIQAAQTLTIF; via the coding sequence ATGCCTCGCACCCTCAAACGCGGCCCCGGCTGGCAAATCGGCTGGGACGAAGACGCGCCCGAATTTGCTGGACTCGTCGGCGGCGACGATTGGGCGCTGGAGCTAACCGCAGCGGAACTGGAGGATTTTTGTCGGCTGGCGGGGCAACTGGCGGAAACCATGAGCCAGATGGGGGCAGAACTAATGGAAGAGGAGCGCATTGCCTGTGAACTGGAGAGCGATCGCCTCTGGCTAGAGGTCGAAGGGTTTCCCCAGTCCTACAGTCTGCGGATGATCGTGCTGACGGGCCGCCGCGCCGAGGTGGGATGGAACGCAGCGGCCGTGCCAGGACTGATTCAAGCAGCCCAGACGCTTACGATTTTTTGA
- a CDS encoding ion transporter: MSFRKRIAFYLEDIDTPTGKALNLLITGLVLLSVAIFVAQTYPLSEEWRTVLGALDLALLLLFSLEYLLRLWCAEDRLKFVFSLFGLIDLMAILPFFLGAVDIRFIRIFRWFRILRLARFFEGRTVFGYVTTEDSAIFARILFTLFSIVFVYSGLIYQVEHPVNSEQFNTFFDAIYFSISTISTAGLGDVVPITDGGRSLTILMLLTGILFIPWQLGDLIKQLVKTGTRVAVQCLNCDLSVHDQDALFCKNCGTRLPATPEIFLGESDTNPTQVENVIK; the protein is encoded by the coding sequence ATGTCCTTTCGCAAGCGCATCGCCTTTTACCTCGAAGATATCGACACGCCTACGGGAAAGGCGCTCAACCTGCTGATTACCGGGCTGGTGCTGCTGTCGGTGGCGATTTTTGTGGCGCAGACCTATCCGCTGTCGGAGGAGTGGCGGACGGTTTTGGGGGCGCTGGATCTAGCACTGCTGCTGCTGTTTTCGCTGGAATATTTGCTGCGGCTATGGTGTGCAGAAGATCGGCTCAAGTTTGTCTTCAGTCTCTTTGGGCTGATTGATTTGATGGCAATTTTGCCATTTTTCTTGGGCGCAGTGGATATTCGATTTATCCGCATTTTCCGCTGGTTTCGGATTTTGCGGCTGGCGCGATTTTTTGAAGGGCGGACGGTGTTTGGCTATGTTACGACGGAAGACAGCGCCATTTTTGCCCGCATTTTGTTCACGCTGTTTTCAATCGTGTTTGTCTATTCTGGGCTGATCTATCAGGTCGAACATCCGGTCAACTCGGAGCAATTCAACACGTTTTTTGACGCGATTTATTTCTCGATTTCGACCATTTCAACGGCGGGCTTGGGGGATGTGGTGCCGATTACCGATGGCGGGCGATCGCTCACCATTTTGATGCTGTTGACCGGAATTTTGTTCATTCCCTGGCAGTTGGGCGATCTGATCAAGCAGTTGGTTAAAACGGGCACCCGTGTCGCTGTGCAATGCCTGAATTGCGACCTGTCGGTGCATGACCAGGATGCCCTGTTTTGCAAAAACTGCGGGACGCGGCTGCCTGCGACGCCAGAGATTTTTTTGGGTGAGAGTGATACAAATCCAACTCAAGTGGAGAACGTGATCAAGTAG